One window of uncultured Methanoregula sp. genomic DNA carries:
- a CDS encoding flagellin gives MRTRNIIENAFTGLEAAIVLIAFIVVAAVFSYVVLGAGFYTTQKSQEVVHTSVQSAGSNLQIVGNVYGIGTSGGTVTMVNFSIGLAAGGTPIDFEKVVMIYSNSSQVETLTPVTGWQGTAVTPGKWAISGVQNPVGASNNLLERGEQFDISAYPTNGIIKNDAFTLEVKPDIGSSMAIKRTAPASVSNVNILY, from the coding sequence ATGCGAACCCGGAATATTATTGAAAATGCTTTTACCGGCCTTGAGGCCGCGATTGTGCTCATCGCGTTCATTGTCGTTGCTGCCGTCTTCTCGTACGTTGTTCTCGGCGCCGGCTTTTATACCACCCAGAAGAGCCAGGAAGTAGTCCACACCAGTGTCCAGTCGGCAGGCTCCAACCTGCAGATCGTCGGGAATGTCTATGGGATCGGGACCTCGGGAGGTACCGTAACGATGGTGAACTTCAGCATCGGCCTTGCGGCTGGCGGAACTCCGATCGACTTTGAAAAAGTAGTCATGATTTACAGCAACTCTTCCCAGGTCGAGACCCTTACGCCGGTAACCGGGTGGCAGGGTACCGCGGTCACCCCTGGCAAATGGGCGATTTCCGGTGTCCAGAACCCGGTCGGGGCATCCAATAACCTGCTTGAGAGGGGGGAGCAGTTCGATATCTCTGCCTATCCTACCAATGGTATCATCAAGAACGATGCGTTTACCCTTGAAGTCAAACCGGATATCGGCTCTTCCATGGCAATCAAGCGGACCGCACCTGCCTCTGTGAGCAATGTAAATATTCTCTATTGA
- a CDS encoding RNA methyltransferase has translation MPEIDIVLVEPIYEGNVGFAARVMKNFGFTRLVLINPCKLGNEADARASHAYDVLHGAETCTIEDVFARSNIVIATTGTVSKSVCHAMRMPFYSPKELRERIKDVDGRISILFGRENWGLNNAEVKRSDMICTIPTSDEYPILNLSHAVGVVCYELANLPLPEIRLAPPGDMNHLFRHIDRYLDEIHHPEFKRENTMILIRRVLGRANLTIREASTLHGLLRRSEWHIDPELLDRDIPREAPDEKMKDE, from the coding sequence ATGCCGGAGATTGACATCGTCCTTGTTGAACCCATCTACGAGGGCAACGTCGGTTTTGCCGCACGGGTAATGAAGAACTTCGGCTTTACCCGGCTTGTACTCATCAATCCCTGCAAGCTTGGCAATGAAGCGGATGCACGGGCATCGCATGCTTATGATGTGCTCCACGGGGCGGAAACCTGCACCATTGAAGATGTTTTTGCCCGGAGTAACATTGTCATCGCAACAACCGGCACCGTCAGCAAGTCGGTCTGTCATGCGATGCGGATGCCGTTCTATTCGCCGAAAGAGCTGCGGGAGCGGATCAAGGATGTTGACGGCCGCATCTCGATCCTCTTTGGCCGCGAGAACTGGGGGCTGAACAATGCCGAGGTCAAGCGAAGCGACATGATCTGCACGATTCCCACGAGCGATGAGTACCCGATCCTCAATCTCTCGCATGCGGTGGGTGTTGTCTGCTATGAACTCGCCAACCTCCCGCTGCCGGAGATACGGCTTGCCCCGCCGGGGGATATGAATCATCTCTTCCGGCATATCGACCGGTACCTGGACGAGATCCATCACCCGGAGTTCAAGCGGGAGAATACGATGATCCTGATCCGGCGGGTCCTCGGGCGGGCCAACCTGACCATCCGTGAGGCAAGCACCCTGCACGGGCTGCTGCGCAGGAGCGAGTGGCACATCGACCCTGAACTTCTGGACAGGGACATACCAAGAGAAGCACCCGATGAGAAAATGAAGGATGAATAG
- a CDS encoding phosphoglycerol geranylgeranyltransferase: protein MECQYDMITMKWKDWVHVTKLDPDKQLKPGDIDAIAASGTDALMLSGTLNVTEENLAALLKQVKAYDLPLVMEPAGPEAVLTKGINYVFVPSVMNTTDVQWIVGKHRAWVQMQKGAIPWEFIVPEAYIVLNPNSSVGKVTRAVCDLKAEEVAAYATVADRYFHFPIIYLEYSGMFGDPEVVRAASEAVDSSILYYGGGINSKERAAQMGKYADTIVVGNAVYDQGAGVLKATVDAVQ from the coding sequence ATGGAATGCCAATATGATATGATCACGATGAAGTGGAAAGACTGGGTTCATGTGACCAAACTCGATCCCGACAAACAGCTGAAACCCGGTGATATCGATGCGATTGCAGCGAGCGGGACGGACGCCCTCATGCTCTCCGGCACGCTGAATGTCACAGAGGAAAATCTTGCTGCACTTTTAAAACAGGTCAAGGCATACGACCTTCCGCTGGTCATGGAACCGGCCGGGCCGGAGGCGGTACTGACAAAGGGTATCAATTATGTCTTTGTCCCGAGCGTCATGAATACCACCGATGTCCAGTGGATCGTCGGCAAGCACCGGGCCTGGGTGCAGATGCAGAAGGGAGCAATTCCGTGGGAGTTTATCGTTCCCGAGGCATACATTGTTCTCAACCCGAACTCTTCCGTGGGGAAAGTAACCCGGGCGGTCTGCGATCTCAAGGCGGAAGAAGTTGCCGCATATGCAACAGTTGCCGACCGGTACTTCCATTTCCCGATTATCTACCTCGAATACAGCGGGATGTTTGGTGACCCGGAAGTCGTCAGGGCCGCATCGGAGGCTGTCGATTCGTCGATCCTCTATTATGGCGGCGGCATCAACTCAAAAGAGAGGGCTGCACAGATGGGAAAATATGCTGATACGATCGTTGTTGGAAATGCCGTTTATGACCAGGGTGCCGGCGTCCTGAAAGCGACCGTTGACGCGGTCCAGTAA
- a CDS encoding response regulator yields MKHVTILVVEDEEIVSMDIMSSLENMHYYPCCAVRTSDAAVAKAHEFVPDVVLMDIGIPGSMDGLDAARVIRDELNIPVIFVTSHTDDAVIEKAKLVSPYGYVVKPFTDGGLKVAIEIALSRKAAETQEKQGKEQEDIQAILDGGAKKQDEKNREYTSLPDVRTLFIKDFFDDIVLLLYTDPEVKEQIFTLFMEKNLKTQGNLLFVHSLSKAHRNFLPEIQLGKMRVCRIKKGEISPLMKFFSEPGEPSDITDGIPLRFIVDFSERFDDCDILSAVDLILAIRKKGVQVRGIIAIAVGTNDAGLIKKLSLRVPNIIVTTGRGTVISCPDHSLPLESLTSLPQVALDEIVKKVLEPVVLSLLEKPISGHDILQEIQGRYNLSVPKARVYMQLYDLQKNGYLSVSTVGKSKVYSPTEIGKKHIRQKLDEFRSVFHHILAEMADLDGSPGFPKRKE; encoded by the coding sequence ATGAAACATGTGACAATCCTCGTAGTTGAAGATGAGGAGATCGTCAGCATGGACATTATGTCGAGTCTTGAGAATATGCACTATTACCCCTGTTGTGCTGTCAGGACAAGTGATGCGGCTGTTGCAAAGGCACACGAGTTTGTACCTGATGTCGTTTTAATGGATATCGGGATTCCCGGTTCGATGGACGGGCTCGATGCTGCCAGGGTTATCAGGGATGAGCTGAATATTCCGGTAATATTTGTCACTTCGCATACCGACGATGCAGTCATTGAGAAAGCAAAACTTGTCAGCCCTTATGGATATGTGGTAAAACCATTTACCGACGGGGGATTGAAAGTTGCAATCGAGATAGCACTATCCAGGAAAGCTGCTGAAACACAGGAAAAACAGGGAAAAGAACAGGAGGATATACAGGCAATCCTCGATGGAGGAGCAAAAAAACAGGATGAAAAGAACCGGGAATATACCAGTCTTCCGGATGTAAGGACATTGTTTATCAAGGATTTTTTTGATGATATTGTCCTCCTGCTCTATACCGACCCGGAGGTTAAGGAGCAGATATTCACCTTGTTTATGGAGAAAAACCTCAAAACGCAGGGGAACCTGCTGTTTGTTCATTCCCTCTCAAAAGCCCACAGGAATTTTTTGCCCGAGATCCAACTGGGAAAAATGAGGGTTTGCCGGATAAAGAAGGGGGAAATATCCCCCCTCATGAAATTTTTTTCCGAACCTGGTGAACCATCTGATATCACTGATGGGATTCCCCTGCGATTCATAGTGGATTTCTCCGAGCGATTTGATGATTGCGATATCCTGTCCGCAGTTGACCTGATCCTTGCGATCCGGAAAAAAGGAGTACAGGTTCGTGGTATTATCGCAATTGCTGTCGGGACCAACGATGCCGGTCTGATAAAAAAACTCTCGCTCCGTGTGCCCAACATCATTGTAACCACCGGCAGGGGAACGGTAATTTCCTGCCCGGATCATTCGCTTCCCCTGGAATCCCTCACGTCTCTCCCCCAGGTGGCCCTGGATGAAATTGTGAAAAAAGTCCTGGAACCGGTTGTTCTCTCCCTTTTGGAAAAACCGATATCCGGGCATGACATTCTCCAGGAAATCCAGGGACGCTACAACCTGTCGGTTCCCAAGGCCCGGGTCTATATGCAGCTGTACGATCTCCAGAAGAATGGATATCTTTCGGTAAGTACGGTCGGGAAATCAAAAGTATATTCCCCCACCGAGATCGGAAAAAAGCATATCCGCCAGAAGCTGGATGAGTTCAGATCGGTATTCCACCACATTCTTGCAGAAATGGCAGACCTGGATGGCAGTCCAGGTTTCCCGAAACGAAAAGAGTGA
- the dcd gene encoding dCTP deaminase, whose product MILVDWQLLDRIGRGHIRIDPYDPKLIQPNSLDIRLGNHFVWYKPGKEVIDPFAKDSVTADVEEIHADSFVLQPGQFILAETMECIGLPDNIVATIEGKSSIARLGVTLHQTGGWIDAGFRGTITLEMANVNARPVKVYAGMPIGQLVFYTTERAEIPYDRKGDAKYLDQRQATLSRYHGNKKTLQ is encoded by the coding sequence ATGATTCTCGTTGACTGGCAGCTTCTCGATCGCATCGGGCGGGGCCATATCAGGATCGATCCCTATGATCCGAAACTCATCCAGCCCAATTCGCTGGACATCCGGCTCGGGAACCACTTTGTGTGGTACAAACCGGGAAAAGAGGTCATCGATCCCTTTGCGAAAGACTCCGTGACGGCTGACGTGGAGGAAATCCACGCCGATTCGTTTGTCCTCCAGCCGGGACAGTTCATCCTTGCCGAAACAATGGAATGCATCGGACTCCCCGACAATATTGTTGCAACCATTGAAGGAAAATCCAGTATTGCGAGGCTCGGCGTCACCCTCCACCAGACCGGTGGCTGGATCGATGCCGGGTTCCGGGGCACGATCACGCTGGAGATGGCGAACGTGAATGCCCGGCCGGTAAAAGTCTATGCCGGGATGCCGATTGGGCAGCTCGTATTCTATACAACCGAGCGGGCGGAGATTCCCTATGACAGGAAAGGCGATGCCAAGTACCTCGACCAGCGCCAGGCAACCCTCTCGCGGTACCACGGGAACAAAAAGACGCTGCAATAA
- a CDS encoding fibronectin type III domain-containing protein gives MMIGKKKIILLIICITFSLTPGFLWAPAEAGYTVTGVISGQVPFINYNVSASDIGSNTANITWMTNGNSNSIVELGSSASSYGSPKTNGTLDYSHLVQLDGLSQFTTYHYRITSKMSDGSSTTSSDATFKTTRPTGTTVESKPADTTVSGVTTATTSSGGQQVNISTTAQSSATKTANTVTITNPATGWDSMKYTGTDVVTDPSTNTYSVNNLQSVVMTTTPVTADLGGNIGTASAQIDVALTKPVSGVTVQQNIIQGATTSTANAFQVAATSGNLNIKSVAYTVEFTNTANLNTNLGSAGVTLDLGVSHDWVVANGGTGSITIFRFGDDGTKEVLTTTYDRSSGSTDYFKARSPHGLSTFGMTATSSTSSDGGGGGNNGGGTSTGGVSDGGSDSGPVSRSSPVEQAIGPFIQEINKFLAPFQEAGITNQPVSITGLTVAPGPAGMQKIRLATALTEKSGATVFVTNNLITISQPGFTLIMETRDTPVNEYGEITGTIKSIGLHTTPVSASLSTGTVAFSLDTPLAAVPENAAITTTISETTNPDMLKAYQSAALNNKQVGDVAYSVVVEKTALATTGPAKVMLTISPDWVMTHGGTKSIGIAHIADDGTAELLATDYSGIDKDGNIIFQATSPKGLSTFSLVSLKDQTVAAQAPATVPASTVPASRQQSPGGIQNIAGVAGKFVADNLILIVGIFAIMLALGAGIIIYDRKSGTGKRLKKKE, from the coding sequence ATGATGATTGGAAAAAAAAAAATTATTTTATTAATTATCTGCATTACATTCAGTTTAACCCCGGGTTTCCTTTGGGCTCCTGCAGAAGCGGGATACACAGTAACTGGCGTAATTTCCGGACAAGTCCCTTTTATTAATTATAACGTATCTGCCTCCGACATCGGATCCAACACTGCCAACATCACATGGATGACTAATGGGAATTCCAACAGCATAGTTGAATTAGGCTCTTCTGCCAGCAGTTATGGTTCGCCCAAAACAAATGGAACACTAGACTATTCCCACCTCGTCCAGCTGGATGGACTCTCCCAATTTACTACCTACCACTACCGGATCACTTCAAAAATGAGCGATGGGTCATCCACCACAAGTTCCGACGCTACCTTCAAAACCACCCGTCCCACCGGCACAACCGTCGAATCCAAACCGGCAGACACCACCGTATCAGGAGTTACCACAGCAACAACGTCCAGCGGCGGACAGCAGGTAAACATCAGCACAACCGCGCAATCGTCCGCCACAAAGACTGCCAACACGGTAACAATTACAAACCCGGCAACCGGCTGGGATTCAATGAAATATACCGGGACAGATGTCGTTACGGATCCCAGTACGAATACCTATAGTGTCAACAACCTCCAGAGCGTTGTCATGACGACAACCCCGGTTACCGCAGACCTTGGCGGGAACATCGGGACTGCCAGCGCCCAGATCGATGTCGCCCTGACCAAGCCGGTCTCAGGGGTCACCGTCCAGCAGAACATCATCCAGGGAGCAACAACATCAACTGCCAATGCGTTCCAGGTTGCCGCAACCAGCGGCAATCTCAACATCAAGTCAGTTGCCTATACGGTTGAATTCACAAACACTGCAAATCTCAACACCAACCTGGGCAGTGCCGGTGTCACCCTTGATCTGGGCGTTTCCCATGACTGGGTTGTAGCCAATGGAGGTACCGGCAGCATCACGATCTTCCGGTTCGGGGATGATGGCACCAAGGAAGTCCTCACCACGACCTATGATCGAAGCTCAGGCTCCACGGATTATTTCAAGGCCAGATCCCCTCACGGCCTTTCTACCTTTGGCATGACCGCCACCAGTTCCACGAGTAGTGACGGGGGCGGCGGAGGGAATAACGGTGGCGGGACGAGCACCGGCGGTGTCAGCGATGGAGGAAGTGACAGCGGCCCGGTGAGCCGTTCCAGTCCTGTCGAGCAGGCAATCGGCCCGTTCATCCAGGAGATCAACAAGTTCCTGGCACCATTCCAGGAAGCGGGGATAACGAACCAGCCGGTTTCGATTACCGGATTAACGGTCGCACCCGGTCCGGCAGGCATGCAGAAGATCCGCCTCGCAACTGCACTTACAGAAAAATCCGGTGCAACGGTCTTTGTCACGAACAACCTGATCACCATCAGCCAGCCCGGCTTTACTCTCATCATGGAGACACGCGATACACCGGTCAACGAGTATGGAGAGATAACCGGTACTATTAAGAGTATCGGGTTACACACAACCCCTGTATCTGCATCATTAAGCACAGGTACGGTCGCCTTCTCGCTTGATACACCGCTTGCCGCAGTTCCCGAGAACGCGGCCATCACGACAACGATCTCAGAAACCACAAACCCGGATATGCTGAAGGCATATCAGTCCGCAGCCCTGAACAACAAGCAGGTCGGGGACGTTGCCTACAGCGTTGTCGTGGAAAAGACAGCCCTTGCCACCACCGGCCCTGCGAAGGTCATGCTGACCATCTCGCCGGACTGGGTGATGACCCACGGCGGGACTAAATCGATAGGTATCGCCCACATCGCAGATGACGGAACCGCAGAACTGCTTGCCACGGATTATTCCGGGATCGATAAGGATGGCAACATTATCTTCCAGGCAACCTCGCCAAAGGGCTTGTCCACATTCAGCCTGGTCAGCCTGAAAGACCAGACAGTCGCAGCACAGGCACCGGCCACGGTCCCGGCTTCCACGGTACCTGCATCCCGACAGCAGTCTCCCGGGGGCATCCAGAATATTGCAGGGGTTGCCGGGAAATTTGTTGCAGACAACCTCATCCTAATCGTCGGAATATTCGCGATCATGCTGGCTCTTGGAGCCGGAATAATCATCTACGACCGTAAATCCGGTACTGGGAAGAGGCTGAAAAAGAAAGAGTGA
- a CDS encoding threonine--tRNA ligase, translating into MRLLLIHSDYIEYEAKKKTKMAEECSVLSDREEEALTVFCAVESIDEEDLEGVVLQGIAEITKTAGQVNVRKIVIYPYAHLSSDLSSPETAVTVLNALRAGLEAEGFAVKRAPFGWYKSFKLSCKGHPLSELSKTIIPGEGTVKKEKKEVTHDWFVLTPDGKQHDYKEFLDDSPFGCLVKKELGVAVPVGGEPAHVDLMRSKELVDYEPASDVGCLRWMPKGKIVRDLLGDYVLGMVLEYGGTPVETPVMYDLGDKAIFEHADKFGERQYRFKSNNRNMMLRFAACFGMFSIMRDMHISPNNLPMKMYELSTYSFRHEQKGEVIGLKRLRCFTMPDMHSLCLDMPQALKCFEEQLAMGWQTGRDFETKLVAAFRCTKEFYAQHEAWVKKIVKESNCPMLIEILSDRVHYWVAKIDLAAIDGQLRPIENPTVQIDVESSTRFNIKYHKEDGTPVHPPILHCSPTGSVERVMCAILENISTQPVPALPTWLSPTQVRVVPVAERHGAFATEVCDAINAAKIRCDVDDREESVGKKVREAGMDWVPYVIVVGDEEAASKKLTVTIRKKSQPNKPHKEELTTEALIAAVKKETEGKPFRPLYTPRKLSMKARYI; encoded by the coding sequence ATGCGACTTCTTCTCATTCATTCAGATTACATAGAATACGAAGCAAAAAAGAAGACGAAGATGGCGGAGGAGTGCTCTGTTCTTTCAGACAGGGAAGAGGAGGCACTTACTGTTTTCTGCGCCGTGGAATCGATCGACGAGGAAGACCTTGAAGGCGTTGTCCTGCAGGGCATCGCGGAGATAACCAAGACTGCCGGGCAGGTCAATGTACGGAAGATCGTGATCTACCCGTACGCCCACCTCTCAAGCGACCTCTCATCCCCCGAGACCGCAGTCACGGTCCTGAACGCGCTCAGGGCTGGCCTTGAAGCAGAGGGATTCGCGGTCAAGCGTGCTCCCTTCGGCTGGTACAAGTCCTTCAAGCTCTCGTGCAAGGGCCACCCGCTCTCGGAACTCTCCAAGACAATTATCCCGGGAGAAGGGACCGTCAAAAAGGAGAAGAAAGAGGTCACCCACGACTGGTTCGTGCTCACTCCTGACGGGAAACAGCACGACTACAAGGAGTTCCTCGATGACTCCCCGTTCGGCTGCCTCGTGAAAAAGGAACTCGGTGTCGCGGTCCCGGTCGGCGGCGAACCAGCCCACGTGGACCTGATGCGCTCAAAAGAGCTCGTGGATTACGAGCCGGCTAGCGACGTTGGCTGCCTCCGCTGGATGCCCAAAGGCAAGATCGTCCGTGACCTCCTTGGCGATTACGTGCTCGGCATGGTGCTCGAATACGGAGGAACGCCGGTCGAGACCCCGGTCATGTACGACCTTGGCGACAAGGCGATCTTCGAGCATGCCGACAAGTTCGGGGAGCGTCAGTACCGCTTCAAGTCCAACAACCGGAACATGATGCTCCGGTTTGCCGCCTGCTTTGGCATGTTCTCGATCATGCGGGACATGCACATCTCGCCCAACAATCTCCCGATGAAGATGTACGAGCTCTCGACCTACTCCTTCCGCCACGAGCAGAAAGGCGAGGTTATCGGCTTGAAACGCCTCCGGTGTTTCACGATGCCCGACATGCACTCGCTCTGCCTCGATATGCCGCAGGCCCTGAAGTGCTTCGAGGAGCAGCTGGCCATGGGCTGGCAGACCGGCAGGGACTTCGAGACAAAACTCGTAGCCGCATTCCGGTGCACGAAAGAGTTCTATGCCCAGCACGAGGCATGGGTCAAGAAGATCGTGAAGGAATCCAACTGCCCGATGCTCATCGAGATCCTCTCCGACCGGGTCCACTACTGGGTTGCGAAGATCGATCTTGCAGCCATCGACGGCCAGCTCCGCCCGATCGAGAACCCGACCGTCCAGATCGATGTCGAGTCCTCGACCCGGTTCAACATCAAGTACCACAAGGAAGACGGCACGCCCGTCCACCCGCCGATCCTCCACTGCTCGCCAACGGGCAGTGTCGAGCGCGTGATGTGCGCCATCCTCGAGAACATCTCCACCCAGCCGGTCCCGGCACTTCCCACGTGGCTCTCGCCAACACAGGTCCGGGTAGTCCCGGTTGCCGAGCGCCACGGGGCGTTCGCAACGGAAGTCTGCGATGCAATCAATGCAGCAAAGATCCGGTGCGATGTGGATGACCGCGAGGAGAGCGTGGGCAAGAAAGTCCGCGAAGCCGGCATGGACTGGGTCCCGTACGTGATCGTAGTCGGCGACGAAGAAGCTGCATCGAAAAAACTGACCGTAACAATACGAAAGAAGTCGCAGCCGAACAAGCCGCACAAGGAAGAGCTCACGACCGAGGCACTCATCGCCGCAGTGAAGAAGGAGACCGAGGGCAAGCCGTTCCGTCCTCTCTATACTCCCCGGAAGCTTTCGATGAAAGCCCGGTATATCTGA